A genomic stretch from Nocardia wallacei includes:
- a CDS encoding type IV secretory system conjugative DNA transfer family protein, protein MLFAADHGIVGELLLDPAAAMRELADTALRVVTGPAAVIAVGLMVGVLAAARVAERLRRHRLATDARQVTVLTPPKVDPKGAEALWAHLTGQLRPSWRRMLFGQPHLGFEYSITPEHGVAIRLWVPGRIPPGLVERAVASAWPGAHTRTAHTVSPPLTPPGLEDRRLLSGGELRLGRREALPIRTDYGGADLVRDLISAADDLGPGQAACVQVLARPVTGRRVRRGTRTGTGAAWPIPLLREVLDLLTPGPVRRAGRVRAAAAAQSSDRQAAMRETTEQRAAAGKARGAHWETVIRYAVSVPDTGDRVAARAVARGRADALAVVFGSCTDHNYYRHRRTRRLGSALSQRRLGRGDLLSVPELAALAHLPHDPAIPGVQRAGARAIAPTPEIPAAGPYSKPLGVADSPGGRSVAVRVADARHHLHVLGPTGVGKSTLLGRLILEEADQDRGVVVVDPKGDLITDILARLPRRCADRVVLFDADSRSRPPCLNPLDTPADRAGTDRAVDNLATIFHRTFAQWWGPRTDDVLRASLLTLCRQPGVATLTDLPRLLTEPAFRTRVTRATTDPVLRGFWSSYEELTDSARNQVIGPLLNKLRHFLFRQFVRDALAAGPSTVDLGDVLDHGGICLARIPKGSLGENTSRLMGSLLVARTWQATTARVGTHPDQRPDATLALDEAHNFLNLATPLEDMLAEARGLRLSLVIAHQNLGQLPTDMRAAVSANARNKVIFTASPEDARDLARHTTPWLSEHDLTHLDAFHAAARVLVRGQQAPPFTLTTQPLPPAVPGRAREIRAAARARLAAPLPTTEPAEPDTDEPGPDLTKSAAPPVGGGDPRLS, encoded by the coding sequence ATGCTGTTTGCGGCGGACCACGGCATCGTGGGCGAGCTGCTGCTCGACCCCGCCGCAGCGATGCGCGAACTCGCCGACACCGCTTTACGGGTGGTGACCGGTCCGGCGGCGGTGATCGCTGTGGGGCTGATGGTGGGCGTGCTCGCCGCGGCGAGGGTTGCCGAGCGACTGCGCCGGCACCGGCTGGCCACCGACGCCCGCCAGGTCACCGTCCTCACGCCTCCCAAGGTCGATCCGAAGGGGGCGGAGGCACTGTGGGCGCATCTGACCGGGCAGCTGCGCCCGTCCTGGCGGCGGATGCTGTTCGGGCAACCGCATCTGGGGTTCGAGTACAGCATCACCCCCGAGCACGGGGTGGCGATTCGGCTCTGGGTACCCGGCCGGATTCCGCCAGGGTTGGTCGAGCGGGCGGTGGCCTCCGCGTGGCCGGGCGCGCACACCCGCACCGCCCATACGGTCTCCCCGCCGCTCACACCTCCTGGGCTTGAGGATCGTCGGCTGCTGTCCGGAGGTGAGCTGCGGCTCGGGCGCCGGGAAGCACTGCCGATCCGCACCGACTACGGCGGCGCGGACCTGGTTCGTGATCTCATCTCCGCCGCCGATGATCTGGGCCCCGGGCAGGCCGCCTGCGTGCAGGTACTGGCGCGACCGGTCACCGGCCGCCGCGTGCGGCGCGGCACCCGAACCGGGACCGGTGCGGCATGGCCTATCCCGCTGCTGCGGGAGGTGCTCGATCTGCTCACCCCGGGCCCGGTCCGCCGCGCTGGCCGCGTCCGTGCCGCGGCGGCGGCCCAGTCGAGTGATCGGCAGGCCGCGATGCGCGAGACGACCGAGCAGCGGGCCGCCGCCGGTAAAGCCCGTGGTGCGCACTGGGAGACCGTCATCCGCTATGCCGTGTCGGTGCCCGATACCGGTGACCGGGTCGCGGCGCGGGCCGTTGCGCGGGGTCGGGCGGATGCGCTGGCGGTGGTGTTCGGGTCCTGCACCGATCACAACTACTACCGGCACCGCCGCACGCGGCGGCTCGGCTCGGCGCTCTCGCAGCGGCGGCTGGGCCGCGGTGATCTGTTGTCGGTGCCGGAGCTGGCCGCACTCGCCCATCTTCCGCATGATCCGGCCATTCCTGGTGTGCAGCGGGCCGGAGCCCGCGCCATCGCACCGACCCCGGAAATCCCTGCGGCGGGACCGTATTCGAAACCCCTGGGCGTTGCCGACAGTCCCGGTGGACGCTCGGTGGCGGTGCGCGTCGCCGACGCCCGCCACCACCTGCACGTCCTGGGCCCAACCGGCGTCGGGAAGTCAACACTGCTGGGGCGGCTGATCCTCGAGGAGGCTGATCAGGACCGCGGCGTGGTCGTCGTCGATCCCAAAGGCGACCTCATCACCGACATCCTCGCCCGGTTGCCCCGGCGTTGCGCCGACCGAGTCGTCTTGTTCGACGCCGACTCCCGCAGCCGCCCGCCTTGCCTCAACCCGCTCGACACCCCCGCCGACCGAGCGGGGACCGACCGCGCGGTCGACAACCTGGCCACCATCTTCCACCGCACCTTCGCCCAATGGTGGGGCCCGCGCACGGACGACGTCCTGCGAGCAAGCCTGCTCACCCTGTGCCGCCAACCCGGCGTCGCCACCCTCACCGATCTACCGCGCTTGTTGACCGAGCCCGCGTTCCGCACCCGGGTCACCCGCGCCACCACCGACCCCGTCCTGCGTGGATTCTGGTCCTCGTATGAGGAATTGACCGACTCCGCACGCAACCAGGTCATCGGACCGTTGTTGAACAAGTTGCGGCACTTTCTGTTCCGGCAATTCGTACGCGACGCACTCGCCGCCGGACCCTCCACCGTCGATCTCGGTGACGTGCTCGACCACGGCGGCATCTGCCTGGCCCGGATACCCAAAGGCTCTCTCGGCGAGAACACCAGCCGCCTGATGGGATCGCTGCTCGTAGCGCGCACCTGGCAGGCCACCACCGCCCGCGTCGGCACCCACCCCGACCAGCGCCCCGACGCCACCCTGGCCCTCGACGAAGCCCACAACTTCCTCAACCTCGCCACCCCACTCGAGGACATGCTCGCCGAGGCCCGCGGCCTGCGCCTGTCTCTGGTCATCGCGCACCAAAACCTCGGACAGCTGCCGACAGACATGCGGGCGGCGGTGTCGGCCAATGCACGCAACAAGGTCATCTTCACCGCGTCCCCCGAAGATGCCCGAGACCTGGCTCGCCACACGACTCCCTGGTTGTCCGAGCACGACCTGACCCACCTCGACGCCTTCCACGCCGCCGCCCGGGTCTTGGTCCGCGGCCAGCAGGCGCCACCGTTCACCCTCACCACCCAACCCCTGCCACCAGCCGTGCCGGGGCGCGCCCGCGAGATACGCGCCGCTGCCCGTGCTCGCCTCGCCGCACCGCTTCCAACCACGGAGCCGGCAGAACCCGACACCGACGAACCGGGGCCGGATCTCACAAAATCTGCTGCTCCACCGGTCGGTGGCGGCGATCCCCGCCTGTCCTGA
- a CDS encoding PrgI family protein, with translation MSTPVRIPADVDRQDRLIGPFTARQLAVLAVTALLLYLAWTATREVIAPAAFLAGAVPLGTAVAVLILTTRDGLSGDRLLLAAVRQRLRPSRLVAAPEGIATAPRWLTRAAGRGKKPLVPQPLSAKALQLPEAVTSANGVGVVDLGPDGLAVVAAAGTVNLALRTPEEQDALVSQLGGWLHTLRQPVQILLRSTRLDLTGQLQSLWRSVGEMSPELAAAAHGHADHLAGLAAGEDLMHRQVLLVWREPLDLPATSDRLGGPTPAAMLGWLVAGRRRARRELSAAARRAAEARLLRRVHEAADLLAPMGVTVTPLDDAQATAVVTGACNPGSLVPSSADIAGPHTVITTDGPDTETSTDIELADDIDAHPHRRGSLRRRRRQIAGAAAGFGPDSLAIGTRHLEVGTGWVATLAVTGYPREVTAGWLAPLLSHPGRLDVALHIDPVDPVTAASRLRRQLARLESTRFHDASYGRRTDPLVEVAAEDAAELSSRVARAEARLFRIGLYLTVHARSEAELADEVAAVRALAASLLVDTCHLSYRTTQGWVSTLPLGLDLVKVRRTFDTNALAAAFPFSSPQLPVGDPARAASPEGVLYGRDAASGLVFVDRFGPEAHNHNAVVLGRSGAGKSYLVKTDILRSLYRGIEQVIIDPEDEYRALTEAVGGTYIHLGAPGIRLNPFDLEVHTRPDGRRTAPSDALNRRKLFCHTVIRVLLGDQTAAQRATLDTAVTATYASAGITEDPATWTRPAPTLGVLCEQLAALGSAVADDLAASLAPFVGEGAFAGLLDGPTTVSPDAAMVAYSLRELPDELKTIGTLLVLDATWRRVANPANRRPRMVTVDEAWLIMRQTAGAEFLFRAAKSFRKYWAGLTVATQDCADVLGTELGKAIVSNAATQILLHQAPQAIDEVATAFKLSDGERQFLLSAARGQGLIALDGTDRAVFASMASVEEHALVTTDPSELADTADAEESGLDITEPAPFTPIVTDDNADVDTGLADEDGDGDVYVDVQAA, from the coding sequence ATGAGCACGCCCGTTCGTATTCCTGCCGATGTCGACCGGCAAGACCGGTTGATCGGCCCATTCACCGCCCGCCAGCTCGCAGTCCTCGCGGTCACCGCGCTACTGCTGTATCTCGCGTGGACCGCAACTCGTGAAGTGATCGCCCCCGCAGCGTTCTTGGCCGGAGCCGTCCCGCTGGGCACCGCGGTCGCGGTGCTGATCTTGACCACCCGCGACGGCCTGTCGGGCGACCGGTTGCTGCTGGCCGCCGTACGGCAACGTCTGCGGCCTTCTCGCCTGGTAGCCGCGCCCGAAGGGATCGCTACGGCACCACGGTGGCTCACCCGCGCTGCGGGTCGAGGGAAGAAGCCGCTGGTGCCGCAGCCTTTGTCGGCCAAAGCATTACAGCTACCCGAGGCGGTCACCAGCGCCAACGGGGTCGGGGTGGTCGATCTGGGCCCGGACGGGCTGGCTGTGGTCGCAGCGGCCGGGACGGTCAACCTCGCCCTGCGCACTCCCGAGGAGCAGGATGCCCTGGTCTCACAGCTCGGGGGCTGGCTGCACACGCTGCGCCAACCGGTGCAGATCCTGTTGCGGTCGACGCGCCTGGATCTGACCGGCCAGCTGCAGAGTCTGTGGCGTTCGGTCGGTGAGATGTCACCGGAGCTGGCCGCTGCCGCGCACGGTCACGCCGACCACCTGGCCGGACTCGCGGCCGGGGAGGACCTGATGCACCGGCAAGTACTGCTGGTCTGGCGTGAACCCCTCGACCTCCCGGCGACGAGCGACAGGCTGGGTGGACCGACGCCGGCGGCGATGCTGGGCTGGCTGGTCGCGGGGCGTCGGCGTGCTCGACGGGAATTGTCGGCCGCGGCACGGCGCGCCGCGGAGGCCCGGCTACTGCGGCGGGTGCATGAGGCCGCCGACCTCCTCGCCCCGATGGGTGTCACCGTGACACCGCTCGATGACGCGCAGGCCACCGCCGTGGTAACCGGCGCCTGCAACCCCGGCAGTCTCGTTCCCTCCTCCGCAGACATCGCCGGCCCCCACACCGTCATCACCACCGACGGCCCGGACACCGAGACCTCCACCGATATCGAACTGGCCGACGATATCGACGCACACCCGCATCGGCGAGGATCCCTGCGTCGCCGACGTCGCCAGATCGCCGGTGCCGCAGCTGGATTCGGGCCGGATTCGCTGGCGATCGGGACACGGCACCTCGAAGTAGGGACAGGATGGGTGGCGACGCTCGCCGTCACCGGGTATCCGCGTGAGGTCACCGCCGGCTGGCTGGCTCCGCTGCTGTCGCACCCCGGCCGCCTCGACGTTGCCCTGCATATCGATCCGGTCGACCCGGTCACCGCCGCCTCCCGGCTGCGGCGCCAGCTCGCCCGGCTGGAGTCGACCCGATTTCACGATGCCAGCTACGGCCGCCGCACCGATCCCCTGGTGGAGGTCGCGGCCGAGGATGCCGCAGAACTGTCCTCCCGGGTGGCACGCGCCGAAGCTCGACTGTTCCGAATCGGCCTGTATCTGACCGTGCACGCCCGCTCGGAAGCCGAGCTGGCCGACGAGGTCGCCGCCGTCCGCGCCCTGGCAGCCAGTCTGCTCGTCGACACCTGCCATCTGTCCTACCGCACCACCCAGGGCTGGGTTTCCACGCTTCCGCTGGGTCTGGATCTGGTGAAGGTGCGCCGCACCTTCGACACCAATGCCCTTGCGGCGGCGTTCCCGTTCTCCAGTCCGCAACTGCCTGTTGGTGATCCGGCCCGCGCGGCATCGCCAGAAGGGGTGCTCTACGGGCGAGACGCCGCATCCGGGCTGGTGTTCGTCGACCGGTTCGGTCCCGAGGCGCACAACCATAACGCCGTCGTGCTCGGCCGTTCCGGCGCCGGTAAGAGTTACCTGGTCAAGACCGATATTCTGCGGTCGCTGTATCGCGGGATCGAACAGGTGATCATCGACCCCGAAGACGAGTATCGCGCGTTGACCGAGGCGGTCGGCGGCACCTATATCCACCTCGGCGCCCCCGGGATCCGGCTCAATCCCTTCGATTTGGAGGTCCATACCCGCCCCGACGGCCGCCGCACCGCACCGTCGGATGCACTGAATCGACGGAAACTATTCTGTCACACCGTGATCCGGGTCCTGCTCGGTGACCAGACGGCTGCGCAGCGTGCCACGCTCGACACCGCTGTGACCGCCACCTACGCGAGTGCGGGGATCACCGAGGACCCCGCGACGTGGACCAGGCCCGCCCCGACCCTGGGTGTCCTGTGTGAGCAGTTGGCCGCGCTCGGTTCGGCCGTGGCTGATGACCTTGCCGCGTCGTTGGCTCCGTTCGTCGGCGAGGGCGCGTTCGCGGGCCTGCTCGATGGGCCGACGACGGTCAGCCCGGATGCGGCGATGGTCGCCTACTCGTTGCGGGAGCTGCCCGATGAGTTGAAGACGATCGGGACGCTGCTCGTGTTGGATGCCACCTGGCGGCGAGTCGCCAACCCGGCGAATCGTCGGCCGCGGATGGTGACCGTGGACGAGGCGTGGCTGATCATGCGCCAGACCGCCGGTGCGGAGTTCTTGTTCCGGGCCGCGAAGTCGTTCCGCAAGTACTGGGCCGGCCTCACGGTCGCCACCCAGGACTGTGCGGATGTGCTGGGCACCGAACTCGGTAAGGCGATCGTGTCCAATGCGGCCACCCAGATCCTGCTGCATCAAGCGCCGCAGGCGATCGACGAGGTCGCGACCGCGTTCAAGCTCTCGGACGGAGAACGACAGTTCTTGTTGTCGGCGGCCCGCGGGCAAGGGCTGATCGCTCTCGACGGCACTGACAGAGCCGTGTTCGCCTCGATGGCCTCCGTCGAGGAGCACGCGCTGGTCACCACCGATCCCAGCGAACTCGCCGACACCGCAGATGCCGAGGAGTCAGGTCTCGACATCACCGAACCCGCCCCGTTCACTCCGATTGTCACCGACGACAACGCCGATGTCGACACCGGACTGGCGGATGAGGACGGCGACGGGGACGTCTACGTCGATGTGCAGGCGGCATAG
- a CDS encoding pilin, translating into MRMIGFPEVRSATSSHRTAQPGTIRRALAPIAVFAAVALTAIATAGTAAAEPVSVLAIAESFDQVLDNIRNWLVGILAGLATVFLTIGGARYVLASGDPSEVEKSKTALRAACLGYGLAMLAPVIVAVLKSIVGA; encoded by the coding sequence ATGCGCATGATCGGTTTCCCTGAAGTTCGTTCTGCGACCTCGTCACACCGGACGGCCCAGCCCGGCACCATCCGGCGGGCCCTTGCCCCGATCGCGGTATTCGCGGCGGTGGCGCTGACCGCCATAGCGACCGCGGGTACCGCTGCGGCAGAACCCGTTTCGGTACTCGCCATCGCTGAGTCGTTCGACCAGGTACTCGACAATATCCGGAACTGGCTGGTCGGCATCCTTGCCGGGCTGGCGACGGTGTTCCTGACCATCGGCGGCGCCCGCTATGTGCTGGCCTCCGGCGACCCCAGCGAGGTCGAGAAGTCCAAGACCGCGCTGCGCGCTGCATGCCTGGGTTACGGCCTGGCGATGCTCGCGCCGGTGATCGTCGCCGTTCTCAAGTCGATCGTGGGTGCCTGA
- a CDS encoding replication-relaxation family protein: protein MRNQVSGLGRQVDTWGQLRQVLSDPALPIETVDAVWVWLIGRSRTHGSDAALACAGMAAPMLAGMASVFGPRRREDRADIEADLLAEFFAELPRIDVERPFLWFRLRWALFRGGRAWVRREAAAPVPGADVGTGADIDTRADEPVQVMWAPAGHPEQILAEAVAENVITAEVAELIAATRLEGRSVTSLASDSTGLSHWALRKTRQRGEHDLLDWLVARTAATDPARTSTVEHRALQLLSCSADDQGSEVAAQRQRLTERDLEVLRLLDAEQGLSADQVADLLFPSVDTARKRLTALTRRGVLTRCRRTRPGVGRRGVPPWQYALSPLGSAILAVGLHNTTRHGEITGEHAPRRSGSTGTPAAETAFTTSQPTTRAGRSGDFPDTPRSKCGSQTRSSQCGRTSAAPAQPATQVEVNRRCA from the coding sequence GTGAGGAATCAGGTATCGGGACTCGGCAGGCAGGTCGATACCTGGGGCCAGTTGCGGCAGGTGCTGTCGGACCCGGCGCTGCCGATCGAGACCGTGGATGCGGTCTGGGTGTGGCTGATCGGCCGGTCTCGAACCCACGGTTCGGATGCAGCCTTGGCGTGTGCCGGGATGGCGGCACCGATGTTGGCGGGGATGGCCAGCGTGTTCGGACCTCGCCGGCGCGAGGACCGCGCTGACATCGAGGCCGATCTGTTGGCCGAGTTCTTCGCCGAATTGCCGCGCATAGATGTCGAGCGCCCGTTTCTGTGGTTCCGACTGCGGTGGGCGCTGTTCCGTGGTGGCCGGGCTTGGGTGCGGCGGGAGGCCGCTGCCCCCGTGCCCGGTGCGGATGTCGGCACTGGAGCCGACATCGACACCAGAGCGGACGAACCGGTGCAGGTGATGTGGGCCCCGGCGGGGCATCCCGAACAGATTCTCGCCGAGGCGGTCGCGGAGAACGTGATTACCGCCGAGGTCGCCGAGTTGATCGCCGCCACCCGGCTGGAGGGGCGGTCGGTGACCTCTCTGGCAAGCGATTCGACGGGGTTGTCGCACTGGGCGTTGCGCAAGACCCGCCAGCGAGGCGAACACGATCTCCTCGACTGGCTGGTCGCGCGCACGGCAGCCACCGATCCGGCACGCACCAGCACCGTCGAGCACCGCGCCCTGCAACTCCTGTCCTGTTCGGCCGACGACCAGGGCTCAGAAGTGGCCGCGCAGCGACAGCGACTCACCGAGCGGGACCTGGAAGTGCTGCGGCTGCTCGATGCTGAGCAGGGTCTGAGTGCCGACCAGGTCGCCGACCTGTTGTTCCCCAGCGTCGACACCGCACGGAAAAGGCTGACGGCGCTGACCCGTCGCGGGGTGCTCACCCGTTGCCGTCGTACCCGCCCCGGTGTGGGGCGTCGTGGTGTGCCGCCGTGGCAGTACGCCCTCAGCCCGCTCGGCTCGGCGATCCTCGCTGTCGGCCTGCACAACACCACACGGCACGGCGAGATCACTGGCGAGCACGCACCGCGGCGGTCGGGTTCAACAGGTACTCCCGCGGCGGAGACCGCCTTCACCACCTCGCAGCCGACTACCCGCGCTGGCCGATCTGGCGATTTTCCGGACACTCCCAGGTCCAAATGTGGCTCGCAAACGCGGAGTAGCCAGTGCGGGCGGACATCGGCTGCCCCCGCACAACCGGCAACCCAGGTGGAGGTGAATCGCCGATGCGCATGA